Proteins encoded in a region of the Mucispirillum schaedleri ASF457 genome:
- a CDS encoding SulP family inorganic anion transporter, whose protein sequence is MASKERFVPVFFEVIRNYSLALFKKDLFAGITVGIVAVPLALAFAIASGATPSQGIFTAVIAGFFISFLGGSRYQIGGPTGAFVIIIYGIIAQHGYDGLIIATIMAGIILICLGIARVGSFIKFIPYPVTTGFTAGIGVVIFSSQIKDFLGLTYKETSPEFIDKWISIFSNLSTINISSAAIGAGTVIIILIIRKMSTNIPSHVVAIVISTAACFLLGLNAETIGDRFGTINAVFPSFTVPEVTIEKIRALFPAAITIALLAGIESLLSAVVADGMTGSHHKSNTELIGQGAANILSGFFGCIPATGAIARTATNVRAGGVTPLSGITHAVFLCLFILFFSFLIEIIPMAALAGVLLVVSVDMMGIKNMANLLSSPKSDVVVLLTTFILTIVIDLTAAVQVGVVLAALLFMKRMSDVTSMGKINFDVSEKTAKNIADPDATSNKEIPEGVEVYEINGPFFFGVADMLINTLEHIGKTPKVFILRMRNVPAIDATGEHALENFYNTCKKAGTQLVLSGVNPAPYATLKKMHFIEMIGEENITNHIDKALIRTREILKELE, encoded by the coding sequence ATGGCATCTAAGGAAAGGTTTGTTCCAGTATTTTTTGAAGTTATAAGAAATTATTCATTAGCTTTATTTAAAAAAGACTTATTTGCAGGTATAACAGTTGGTATTGTGGCAGTTCCTTTGGCACTGGCTTTTGCAATAGCAAGTGGTGCTACACCATCTCAGGGTATATTTACTGCAGTTATTGCAGGTTTCTTTATTTCATTTTTAGGCGGCAGCCGTTATCAGATAGGCGGTCCTACTGGTGCATTTGTTATTATTATATATGGTATTATTGCTCAGCATGGTTATGACGGTCTGATTATTGCTACAATTATGGCAGGTATTATATTAATATGTTTAGGTATAGCTCGGGTTGGCTCATTTATTAAATTTATACCATATCCTGTTACAACAGGCTTTACAGCAGGCATTGGGGTTGTTATTTTTTCATCTCAGATAAAAGACTTTTTAGGCTTAACATATAAAGAAACATCACCTGAATTTATAGATAAATGGATAAGTATATTTTCAAACCTTTCTACAATCAATATATCATCTGCAGCTATAGGTGCAGGCACAGTTATCATAATATTAATTATAAGAAAAATGTCTACAAATATACCATCTCATGTTGTTGCAATAGTTATTTCAACAGCTGCTTGTTTTTTATTAGGCTTAAATGCAGAAACAATAGGTGACAGGTTTGGCACAATTAATGCAGTGTTTCCATCATTTACAGTGCCGGAAGTAACTATTGAGAAAATAAGAGCATTATTTCCTGCCGCCATAACAATTGCACTGCTTGCAGGTATAGAATCTCTGCTTTCAGCAGTTGTGGCAGACGGTATGACAGGCTCGCATCATAAATCAAATACAGAGCTTATAGGTCAAGGTGCTGCAAATATTTTAAGCGGCTTTTTTGGCTGTATCCCAGCAACTGGAGCAATAGCAAGGACTGCAACAAATGTCCGTGCTGGCGGTGTAACCCCGCTTTCTGGCATTACACATGCAGTATTTTTATGTTTATTTATACTTTTCTTTTCATTTTTAATAGAAATAATACCAATGGCCGCTCTTGCTGGTGTTCTTTTAGTAGTTTCTGTTGATATGATGGGTATAAAAAATATGGCAAACCTTTTAAGTTCGCCAAAAAGCGATGTGGTTGTGCTGCTTACAACATTTATATTAACTATTGTAATAGACTTAACTGCTGCAGTGCAGGTTGGTGTTGTGCTTGCTGCACTGCTTTTTATGAAGCGTATGAGTGATGTTACAAGTATGGGTAAAATAAATTTTGATGTGTCAGAAAAAACTGCTAAGAATATTGCAGACCCAGATGCAACATCAAATAAAGAAATACCAGAAGGTGTTGAAGTTTATGAAATTAATGGACCATTCTTCTTTGGTGTTGCAGATATGCTTATTAATACATTAGAACATATAGGTAAAACTCCAAAAGTATTTATTCTCCGCATGCGAAATGTTCCTGCAATAGATGCAACTGGCGAGCATGCACTGGAAAACTTTTATAATACATGTAAAAAAGCAGGAACACAGCTTGTTTTATCTGGTGTAAATCCAGCACCTTATGCAACACTTAAAAAAATGCACTTTATAGAGATGATTGGCGAAGAAAATATTACAAACCATATTGATAAAGCCCTTATTAGAACAAGAGAAATCTTAAAAGAATTAGAATAA
- the trhA gene encoding PAQR family membrane homeostasis protein TrhA, with protein MTSTILPKYTKNEEIMNAVTHGLGAGLSIAGLVILVVFASKYGDAWKITASAIYGASMIILYTASTLYHSLSKTKAASKLNMFDHISIYYLIAGSYTPFMIVNLRGGWGWSIFGVVWACAIVGTVLKIIYGNKLRKVSTFIYLIMGWIIIIAIYPFIKNVETGGIILVVLGGLSYTVGVIFYKWKSLPFNHAIWHLFVLGGTVLQFFAVLFYVVLI; from the coding sequence ATGACTTCTACTATTTTACCAAAATATACTAAAAATGAAGAAATAATGAATGCAGTAACACATGGTCTTGGTGCAGGGCTCAGCATAGCTGGACTTGTTATATTAGTTGTTTTTGCATCAAAATACGGTGATGCATGGAAAATTACAGCATCAGCTATATATGGTGCTTCAATGATAATATTATATACTGCTTCAACATTATACCACAGCTTATCAAAAACAAAAGCAGCATCAAAACTAAATATGTTTGACCATATTTCTATATACTACCTTATAGCAGGCTCTTATACTCCATTTATGATTGTAAATTTAAGGGGTGGCTGGGGCTGGTCTATTTTTGGTGTTGTATGGGCTTGTGCAATAGTCGGCACTGTTTTAAAAATAATATATGGCAATAAATTAAGAAAAGTATCTACTTTTATTTATCTTATTATGGGCTGGATAATTATCATTGCTATATACCCTTTTATAAAAAATGTAGAAACAGGCGGTATTATCCTTGTAGTGCTGGGCGGGCTTTCATACACTGTCGGTGTCATATTTTATAAATGGAAATCACTGCCTTTTAACCATGCTATATGGCACCTTTTTGTGCTTGGTGGCACTGTTTTACAGTTTTTTGCAGTGCTTTTTTATGTGGTTCTCATTTAA
- a CDS encoding B12-binding domain-containing radical SAM protein, whose product MIIKLIQPKMCKRPMDSGLKAQMAPSLGLLTIANMLQDKHTIIYENENTAPINYDEKVDIVGISITVDVFPRAKDIAKKFQEKNIPVVAGGIHTTANPEETAKYFDAVSIGIAETTWQMIINDFEKGCLKKIYKHNASDITPSQIVSPAYNLIKEKNYLYCNIISTSRGCPYKCDFCYNSCDAYKKFYINRNIEDVINDIKTVNKKHIMFIDDNFIGNPKWTMLFIKELKYLNVKWNAAVSLNVADMPELLDEMKAGGCQSLFIGFESINESSISNVSKVQNKLEKYNFAVNEIHKRGIMINASFVFGLDGDDKSVFENTLKWIIDNKIETVTSHILTPYPGTKLYKEFLSNNRIIDFDYSKYNTANVVFQPKNMTACELYQGYLKIYKDIYSLKNIIKRTPKAKNQWIPYYLFNVFYRKYGRFTDLLCKIIGYKRVGKIAAFLSYHTK is encoded by the coding sequence ATGATTATTAAGCTGATTCAGCCTAAAATGTGTAAAAGACCAATGGATAGCGGGCTTAAAGCTCAAATGGCACCATCTCTTGGTCTTTTAACCATTGCTAATATGCTGCAGGATAAGCATACCATAATATATGAAAATGAAAATACAGCTCCAATTAACTATGATGAAAAAGTTGATATTGTAGGAATAAGCATTACAGTAGATGTTTTTCCAAGAGCAAAAGATATTGCAAAAAAATTTCAGGAAAAAAATATTCCTGTTGTAGCAGGCGGTATACACACTACTGCAAATCCAGAAGAAACTGCCAAATATTTTGATGCTGTATCTATTGGTATTGCAGAAACTACATGGCAGATGATTATTAATGATTTTGAAAAAGGCTGCTTAAAAAAAATATATAAACATAATGCTTCAGATATTACTCCATCACAAATTGTATCCCCTGCTTATAACCTGATAAAAGAGAAAAACTACCTTTACTGCAATATTATATCTACAAGCAGAGGCTGCCCTTATAAATGCGATTTCTGCTACAACAGCTGCGATGCCTATAAAAAGTTTTATATTAATAGAAATATAGAAGATGTTATAAATGATATTAAAACAGTTAATAAAAAACATATTATGTTTATAGATGATAACTTTATAGGCAATCCAAAATGGACTATGTTATTTATTAAAGAATTAAAATATTTAAATGTAAAATGGAATGCTGCTGTATCTCTTAATGTTGCTGATATGCCTGAACTGCTTGATGAAATGAAAGCAGGCGGCTGCCAGAGCCTTTTTATTGGTTTTGAAAGTATAAACGAAAGCTCAATATCTAATGTTTCAAAAGTGCAGAATAAATTAGAAAAATATAATTTTGCTGTTAATGAAATCCATAAGCGTGGTATTATGATTAATGCAAGCTTTGTATTTGGACTTGATGGTGACGATAAATCAGTATTTGAAAACACTTTAAAATGGATAATTGATAATAAAATAGAAACAGTTACATCACATATTTTAACCCCATATCCGGGCACAAAACTTTATAAAGAATTTCTTTCAAATAACAGAATTATAGATTTTGATTACTCCAAATATAACACCGCAAATGTAGTATTTCAGCCAAAAAATATGACTGCCTGTGAACTATATCAGGGTTATCTTAAAATATATAAAGATATATACTCCCTTAAAAATATTATTAAAAGAACACCAAAGGCAAAAAACCAGTGGATACCATACTATCTGTTTAATGTGTTTTACAGAAAATATGGCAGATTTACTGACTTATTATGCAAAATTATAGGTTATAAAAGAGTTGGTAAAATAGCAGCATTTCTATCATATCACACTAAATGA
- a CDS encoding TM2 domain-containing protein, with the protein MSNNIKYCSECGREISSNAVVCPNCGVQLKPLQAAGSGRNRFVAAILAFLLGGFGIQWFYLGKTMYGVLSILFCWTFIPSIIAFIHFIMLLISSDEAFNAKYNNW; encoded by the coding sequence ATGAGTAATAATATTAAATACTGCTCAGAATGTGGCAGGGAGATTTCTTCTAATGCGGTTGTTTGCCCGAACTGTGGAGTTCAATTAAAGCCGTTACAAGCAGCAGGTTCTGGAAGAAACAGGTTTGTTGCTGCTATATTGGCATTTTTATTAGGTGGTTTTGGTATACAGTGGTTTTATTTAGGTAAGACTATGTATGGAGTGCTTTCCATACTTTTTTGCTGGACATTTATTCCATCAATTATAGCATTTATTCATTTTATTATGCTTTTAATATCAAGTGATGAAGCATTTAATGCAAAATATAATAATTGGTAG
- a CDS encoding aspartate/glutamate racemase family protein has translation MKTIGIIGGMGPAATIDLYQKLIDQTPAEKDQDHIHVIIDSYPQIEDRTRYILYGGINPSLKLVESAKRLEASGAEALIMPCNTAHYFAKDIERAVNIPLIHIVKCSAEAVKSRYPETKKIGLIATSGTIKADVYGNILKEYGFETVVLSEKIENNIMDCIYKGVKAGKTKEYSPLFQQCIDEITALGADLLIEGCTEIPLLMPYVKTNLPVIDATYELAQAAVNYALTK, from the coding sequence ATGAAAACTATAGGTATAATAGGTGGAATGGGGCCTGCAGCTACTATTGATTTATATCAAAAACTCATAGACCAGACTCCAGCAGAAAAAGACCAAGACCATATACATGTTATAATTGACAGTTATCCACAGATAGAAGATAGAACGAGATATATACTTTATGGTGGTATAAATCCATCATTAAAATTAGTTGAAAGTGCAAAGCGTCTTGAAGCATCAGGAGCTGAGGCTCTTATTATGCCTTGCAATACTGCTCATTATTTTGCAAAAGATATTGAACGAGCAGTAAATATTCCTTTAATACATATTGTTAAATGCAGCGCTGAAGCTGTTAAAAGTAGATACCCAGAAACTAAAAAAATAGGTCTTATTGCTACAAGTGGCACTATTAAAGCAGATGTTTATGGTAATATATTAAAAGAATACGGCTTTGAAACTGTTGTGCTTTCTGAAAAAATAGAAAATAATATAATGGACTGCATTTATAAAGGTGTAAAAGCTGGTAAAACTAAAGAATACAGTCCATTATTTCAGCAGTGCATTGATGAAATAACTGCATTAGGGGCAGATTTGTTAATAGAAGGCTGCACAGAAATTCCTTTACTTATGCCTTATGTAAAAACTAACCTTCCAGTAATTGATGCAACTTATGAACTGGCACAAGCTGCTGTTAATTATGCCTTGACTAAATAA
- a CDS encoding dicarboxylate/amino acid:cation symporter: protein MAGDKRKMLLWAILIGLILGAITGVIFAFISPDNVVRKYALLVAAPLGTLFINLLKMIVTPVIIFTLVSGVASIEPSRLGKVGVKIIIFYMLTSLMAIIVGLVVGNIMQPGQGIVLAETAKEITAKEAPSLVTIFLNIIPTNPFASIAKGDVLPIIFFSIFFGIALAFARDSRDEKVKESADVVYKFFDGCAQVIFRVVGWVMLYAPIGVFFLIFQVFTQQGADAFGPLLHVTLAVYIGLVLQIFVVYMLICAAFKINPVLFLKKVYEPWLTAFVTRSSGGTLPVSMDTAERKMGISKGVYSFTLPLGATINMDGTTIYLGVCATFIANAVGMPLDASQQMTVIITAVLASIGTAGVPGAGAIMLIMVMNSVNLDVTQGNVKLAYAMILGIDALLDMGRTSMNIVGDLCGTCVVAKLEDEMDPSFWTTEKI, encoded by the coding sequence ATGGCTGGAGACAAACGCAAAATGCTGCTGTGGGCTATTCTCATAGGTCTTATACTTGGTGCAATAACTGGTGTTATTTTCGCATTTATTTCACCAGATAATGTTGTTAGAAAATATGCTCTTTTAGTAGCTGCTCCGCTTGGCACATTATTTATCAATCTTTTAAAAATGATTGTTACACCAGTTATTATTTTTACACTGGTTAGTGGTGTTGCAAGTATTGAACCTAGCAGGCTTGGTAAAGTTGGTGTTAAGATTATTATTTTCTATATGCTTACTTCCTTGATGGCAATTATTGTTGGTTTAGTTGTTGGTAATATAATGCAGCCAGGACAAGGCATTGTATTAGCGGAAACTGCAAAAGAAATAACAGCTAAAGAAGCTCCATCTCTTGTAACAATATTCCTTAATATTATCCCTACAAATCCATTTGCATCTATTGCAAAAGGTGATGTTCTTCCTATTATTTTCTTTTCTATTTTCTTTGGTATTGCACTTGCATTTGCAAGGGACAGTAGAGATGAAAAAGTAAAAGAAAGTGCAGATGTAGTTTACAAATTCTTTGATGGCTGTGCTCAAGTAATATTTAGAGTAGTTGGCTGGGTAATGCTTTATGCTCCTATTGGTGTGTTTTTCCTGATTTTCCAAGTATTTACTCAACAAGGTGCTGATGCTTTTGGACCACTTCTTCATGTTACTTTAGCAGTATATATTGGTTTAGTATTGCAAATATTTGTAGTATATATGCTGATTTGTGCAGCATTTAAAATAAATCCTGTTCTTTTTCTGAAAAAAGTATATGAACCATGGCTTACAGCTTTTGTTACCCGTTCTTCAGGCGGCACACTGCCAGTATCTATGGATACAGCTGAAAGAAAAATGGGTATTTCAAAAGGTGTTTATTCTTTCACACTGCCACTTGGTGCTACTATTAATATGGATGGAACAACAATATATCTTGGTGTTTGTGCAACCTTTATTGCAAATGCAGTAGGTATGCCGCTTGATGCAAGCCAGCAGATGACAGTAATCATTACAGCAGTTTTAGCTTCTATTGGAACAGCAGGTGTGCCTGGTGCTGGTGCAATTATGCTGATTATGGTTATGAACTCTGTAAACCTTGATGTTACACAAGGTAATGTAAAATTAGCTTATGCAATGATACTTGGTATTGATGCTCTTTTAGATATGGGTAGAACTTCTATGAATATTGTTGGCGACCTTTGCGGAACATGTGTTGTGGCTAAACTAGAAGATGAAATGGACCCTTCATTCTGGACCACTGAAAAAATTTAA
- a CDS encoding peptidylprolyl isomerase — protein sequence MLSSIRNNRKALSIVLWLVIIAFVATIFVVWGVGEKSNALGYAAKVNDKIITYEEYQTRYKMADDEIRRYGGAVQIENLPARVLQSLINEKLMLIEAERFNIPATDLELVSYIRSIPSFQVNGEFNIDQYEMVLRNNGLNPEQYEKAVKDEIKMRKMTNLIYQTQSIATEKEIENEYNYRKSNITVDYAAIPLNTFEKNIPANTDNASLNEYYNLTKEIYRVPAEIKVKYIAFDKNKFLDEYNVSDEQAKEYYDNNVMLYDKKESADVSLIYIIANNSDNKSMEEAKAKIDEAYSQLQAGKNFAEVADNYTDKNIIPAEGGHIGTVEKGMLEKDIEDTVFSTAVNTYSKPVKVNNGYIIAYLNNLMSAKKYTFEEKKDEIKETIKTSSSAELFNKYLLNEFQKIADRGSITAVQNSNPDYNANITELDFIAENEIFPVTAVAIKPETKNTLYKLNKGELSQIVLDGSMAYIFEIVDRKASYIPKMDEISKQLVIDYKVDKITKEGIKALESDLAGSGFENTASKYNAYIQNVSFVRDSAELEKIFKNDTVLIEQIIKTKNGSFLQKPFLLDNNFYIFKVAKITPPEKSGLENEKETIADYISTIKGNAAVDGFTKKALEKADIKFNQEFLNSMKIIIP from the coding sequence ATGTTAAGTTCTATCAGAAATAATCGTAAAGCTTTATCTATCGTTTTATGGCTTGTAATCATTGCTTTTGTAGCCACAATATTTGTTGTATGGGGTGTTGGTGAGAAATCTAATGCTCTTGGATATGCAGCAAAAGTTAATGATAAAATTATAACATACGAAGAATATCAAACCAGATATAAAATGGCAGATGATGAGATACGCCGCTATGGTGGTGCTGTTCAAATTGAAAATCTGCCTGCAAGAGTATTACAATCATTAATTAATGAAAAATTAATGCTTATTGAAGCAGAAAGATTTAATATTCCTGCTACTGATTTAGAACTTGTTTCATATATCCGCTCTATCCCATCTTTTCAGGTAAATGGAGAATTTAATATTGACCAGTATGAAATGGTATTAAGAAATAATGGTTTAAATCCTGAACAGTATGAAAAAGCTGTTAAAGATGAAATAAAAATGAGAAAAATGACTAATCTTATATATCAAACTCAATCTATCGCAACTGAAAAAGAGATTGAAAATGAATATAATTATAGAAAATCTAATATTACAGTTGACTATGCTGCAATTCCTCTTAATACTTTTGAAAAAAATATTCCTGCAAACACTGATAATGCATCATTAAATGAATATTATAATCTCACAAAAGAAATATACAGAGTGCCTGCAGAAATAAAAGTGAAATATATAGCATTTGATAAAAATAAGTTTTTAGATGAATATAATGTATCTGATGAGCAGGCAAAAGAATATTATGATAATAATGTTATGCTTTATGATAAAAAAGAAAGTGCAGATGTCAGTTTAATATATATTATTGCAAATAACAGCGATAATAAATCAATGGAAGAAGCAAAAGCAAAAATAGATGAAGCTTACAGCCAGTTGCAGGCTGGTAAAAATTTTGCCGAAGTAGCTGATAACTATACTGATAAAAATATTATTCCTGCAGAAGGCGGGCATATTGGAACAGTTGAAAAAGGTATGCTTGAAAAAGATATTGAAGATACAGTATTTTCAACAGCAGTAAATACTTACTCTAAACCAGTAAAAGTTAATAACGGATATATTATTGCTTATTTAAATAACTTAATGTCTGCAAAAAAATATACATTTGAAGAAAAGAAAGATGAAATAAAGGAAACTATTAAAACATCTTCTTCGGCAGAGCTTTTTAATAAATATTTATTAAATGAGTTTCAAAAAATAGCAGATAGAGGCAGTATCACAGCAGTGCAGAACTCAAACCCTGATTATAATGCGAATATTACAGAGCTTGATTTTATTGCAGAAAATGAAATATTCCCAGTGACAGCAGTTGCTATTAAACCTGAAACAAAAAATACACTGTATAAACTTAATAAGGGAGAGTTAAGCCAGATAGTGCTTGACGGCAGTATGGCTTATATCTTTGAGATAGTTGATAGAAAAGCTTCCTATATCCCAAAAATGGATGAAATCAGCAAACAGCTTGTTATAGACTACAAAGTTGATAAAATAACAAAAGAAGGTATTAAAGCTCTTGAAAGCGATTTAGCAGGCAGTGGGTTTGAAAACACAGCTTCTAAATATAATGCTTATATTCAAAATGTATCATTTGTAAGAGACAGTGCAGAACTTGAAAAAATATTTAAAAATGATACTGTATTAATAGAGCAGATTATTAAAACTAAAAATGGCAGTTTTTTACAAAAACCTTTTCTTTTAGACAATAACTTTTACATTTTCAAAGTAGCAAAAATAACTCCTCCTGAAAAAAGCGGTCTTGAAAATGAAAAAGAAACTATTGCTGACTATATTTCAACTATAAAAGGTAATGCTGCAGTTGATGGATTTACAAAAAAAGCATTAGAAAAAGCTGATATAAAATTTAATCAGGAATTTCTAAACAGTATGAAAATTATAATACCTTAG
- a CDS encoding glycine--tRNA ligase subunit alpha: protein MYFQDVIMNLHRYWADQGCIVYQPYDNEVGAGTFNPATFLMCLGPEPWKACYVEPSRRPTDGRYGENPNRLQHYYQFQVLLKPSPDNIQELYLKSLEALGINILDHDIRFVEDDWESPTLGAWGLGWEVWLDGMEITQFTYFQQAGGIDLKPVSGEITYGLERITMYLQQAESVYDIKWNDKLTYGDVYHQNEVQFSRFNFEAADVPALFNLFEIYEKECVRIAEMGLPLPAYDYCLKCSHTFNLLDARSAISVTERTSYIARVRALAKICAEKFVETRKSLGYPLLNK, encoded by the coding sequence ATGTATTTTCAAGATGTAATAATGAATCTTCATCGCTACTGGGCAGACCAGGGGTGTATAGTATACCAGCCTTATGATAATGAAGTAGGTGCAGGAACTTTCAACCCTGCTACATTTTTAATGTGTTTAGGTCCAGAACCATGGAAAGCATGTTATGTAGAGCCCAGCAGACGCCCAACAGATGGCAGATATGGTGAAAATCCAAACAGACTGCAGCACTATTACCAGTTTCAAGTGCTTTTAAAACCATCACCTGATAATATTCAAGAGCTTTATTTAAAAAGTCTTGAAGCTCTTGGCATTAATATTTTAGACCATGATATAAGGTTTGTAGAAGATGACTGGGAATCTCCAACATTAGGTGCATGGGGTTTAGGCTGGGAAGTATGGCTTGATGGTATGGAAATCACTCAGTTTACTTATTTTCAGCAGGCAGGTGGTATTGATTTAAAACCAGTTTCCGGTGAAATTACATATGGTTTAGAGCGTATTACAATGTATTTGCAGCAGGCAGAATCTGTATATGATATTAAATGGAATGATAAACTTACTTATGGTGATGTTTACCACCAAAATGAAGTGCAGTTTTCCAGATTTAATTTTGAAGCAGCTGATGTGCCTGCGCTTTTTAATCTTTTTGAGATTTATGAAAAAGAGTGTGTAAGGATTGCAGAAATGGGGCTTCCGCTTCCTGCTTATGATTACTGTTTAAAATGCAGCCATACTTTTAATCTGCTTGATGCAAGAAGTGCTATTTCTGTTACAGAAAGAACAAGCTATATTGCACGAGTAAGAGCACTTGCAAAAATATGTGCTGAAAAATTTGTGGAAACAAGAAAGTCTTTGGGGTATCCGCTGCTAAATAAATAA
- a CDS encoding argininosuccinate synthase: MAKEKVLLAYSGGLDTSVILKWLTLKGYEVVAYVANVGQDSDWDNIKEKAYKSGACEVIIDDLREEFVKDFVFPAVSFNALYEGRYYLGTSLARPVIAKGMVEAARKTGCSYFAHGATGKGNDQVRFELTAAALAPDLKVIAPWRDEEFFTVIKGRKEAMEFAAKYDIPVKATVSKPWSSDDNALHISFEAGILEDPAVCPPDDMFEYSKSPKAAPDKAEVIEIEFDKGIAVKLNGETLSPYNMLIALNKLGGENGIGRVDMVESRYVGMKSRGVYETPGAAIIMAAHRDLEGLTLDGSVLNLKETLMPRFAALVYNGYWFSHEMDCMRAMLDKSQEYVTGKVKLELYKGNVTCIGRSSDYSLYNMAVASMEDDGGAYNQSDATGFIRLHSLPLKMHASRKK, translated from the coding sequence ATGGCAAAAGAAAAAGTATTACTTGCATATTCAGGTGGTTTAGATACATCTGTAATTTTAAAATGGCTTACATTAAAAGGCTATGAAGTAGTTGCTTATGTAGCAAATGTTGGTCAGGATTCTGACTGGGATAATATTAAAGAGAAAGCTTATAAATCAGGTGCATGCGAAGTTATTATTGATGATTTAAGGGAAGAGTTTGTTAAAGATTTTGTTTTTCCTGCTGTATCATTTAATGCATTATATGAAGGCAGATACTATTTAGGCACTTCTCTTGCAAGACCTGTTATTGCAAAAGGTATGGTAGAAGCTGCAAGAAAAACTGGCTGTTCTTATTTTGCACATGGTGCAACAGGCAAAGGCAATGACCAGGTCCGTTTTGAATTAACTGCTGCTGCTCTTGCTCCAGATTTAAAAGTTATCGCTCCTTGGAGAGATGAAGAATTTTTTACAGTAATTAAAGGTAGAAAAGAAGCTATGGAATTTGCTGCAAAATATGATATTCCTGTTAAAGCTACTGTTTCTAAACCTTGGTCAAGTGATGATAATGCATTACATATTTCATTTGAAGCAGGTATATTAGAAGACCCTGCAGTATGTCCGCCAGATGATATGTTTGAATACAGCAAAAGTCCAAAAGCTGCTCCTGATAAAGCAGAAGTTATTGAGATTGAATTTGATAAAGGTATAGCAGTTAAATTAAATGGTGAAACATTAAGCCCATATAATATGCTTATAGCTTTAAATAAATTAGGTGGCGAAAATGGTATAGGCAGGGTAGATATGGTGGAAAGCCGTTATGTTGGTATGAAATCAAGGGGTGTATATGAGACACCGGGTGCAGCTATTATTATGGCAGCACACAGAGATTTAGAAGGCTTAACTCTTGATGGCAGTGTTTTAAACTTAAAAGAAACTTTAATGCCAAGATTTGCTGCACTTGTATACAACGGCTACTGGTTCTCTCATGAAATGGACTGTATGCGAGCTATGCTTGATAAATCGCAGGAATATGTTACTGGTAAAGTAAAACTTGAACTATATAAAGGTAATGTCACATGTATTGGCAGAAGCTCTGATTACTCTCTTTATAATATGGCTGTTGCATCTATGGAAGATGACGGTGGTGCATATAACCAAAGTGATGCAACAGGGTTTATCAGACTGCACTCTCTGCCATTAAAAATGCATGCTTCCCGAAAAAAATAA